The genomic stretch TTCAGAGGAAATGTCCCCTACTACTACATCGCATTGGGATTCATGATCGCTTCGGTGGCGGCCGTTCGCTGGATTGAAACCTCGAAGTTGGGTAAGTGCATGATCGCCATCCGAGAAGACGAGCAAGCGGCCCAGGCCGTTGGCGTAAACTCCTTTAAATACGGCATGTACGCCATCGCCGTCAGCGCGTTCATGACGTCCCTGGCCGGAACCTTTTATGCCAACTACATCTTCTACTTGCACCCCGATGCGCTGCTGGGCATGTCCCTCAGTATCGAACTCATTCTGCGCCCCATTGTCGGAGGACTCGGGACCCTGTTCGGCCCCATCGTCGGTTCTTTCCTGTTGACGCCCCTGTCGGAGATCACCAGGGTCTATTTTTCCAAAGGCGGCCTGGAAGGACTGCATCTGATCCTGTACGGAATACTATCCATACTCGTGGTCCTGTTCATGCCTAAAGGCGTTATGTCGTACGTGAGAAGGCTGTTCGGCGGCATCCTGAAATTGGACACACACAAAACGAACAGCGGTTCGAACGCGCCCGTCATACCTCGGAAGGGTGCAACACCTCCTTCCGCTGAAAGGGAACAGCCGTGAGTATCCTCGGCGCCCAAAATTTGACCAAAAGCTTTGGCGGGCTGCTGGCGGTTTCGAGTCTCTCCTTTCAACTGAAGCCGGGCGAAATACTGGGACTGATCGGCCCCAACGGCGCCGGAAAGACCACGGTTTTCAATCTATTGACCGGGTTTATGCCCCCGGATGCCGGAACCGTGCATCTCGAGGGAGACCCCATTCTGGGTCTGAAGCCCCACGACATCTGCCGGCGCGGTCTCGTGCGTACGTTCCAGATCGTACGGCCCTTTCTGAACATTT from Deltaproteobacteria bacterium encodes the following:
- a CDS encoding branched-chain amino acid ABC transporter permease codes for the protein MTRLYAFLGLLLAILLALPLVLDKYVLGIFVMIFFYAYLGQAWNVLTGYTGHISLGHALYVGIGAYTSTYLAQTCGLSPWIGMFVGGLLAVIVSLFLGYLGFRFGLRGVYFVILTIAFAEIARLIVSHVKALGSFSGVFLDFNPSFVHFQFRGNVPYYYIALGFMIASVAAVRWIETSKLGKCMIAIREDEQAAQAVGVNSFKYGMYAIAVSAFMTSLAGTFYANYIFYLHPDALLGMSLSIELILRPIVGGLGTLFGPIVGSFLLTPLSEITRVYFSKGGLEGLHLILYGILSILVVLFMPKGVMSYVRRLFGGILKLDTHKTNSGSNAPVIPRKGATPPSAEREQP